A single Vicinamibacterales bacterium DNA region contains:
- a CDS encoding formylglycine-generating enzyme family protein, translated as MTSDLAPKLALIPAGEFVMGSDDAEEDERPVHRVHVDDFHLAVQPVTNAEYARFLRETGHRAPAIYELPLVVKAGGVERERSFRQLGAPYVWQDGDPPPDRADHPVSLVRYDDALAYCAWLAAGTGRPFRLPTEAEWEKAARGGEESKRYPWGDRLDGSKANFLVDPSVKSDHGTTPCRSYPPNPLGLFDMAGNVWEWIHDWYDPRYYASSAARNPTGPAAGHLRLLRGGSWLVADVRMLSCSHRHKVPPDTYSYAIGFRIACSA; from the coding sequence ATGACGTCCGATCTCGCGCCCAAGCTCGCGCTCATTCCCGCCGGAGAATTCGTCATGGGTTCGGACGACGCCGAGGAAGACGAACGCCCGGTCCATCGCGTCCACGTCGACGATTTCCACCTCGCCGTGCAGCCGGTGACCAACGCCGAGTACGCGCGGTTCCTGCGCGAGACCGGGCACCGCGCGCCGGCGATCTACGAACTGCCGCTGGTGGTCAAGGCTGGCGGCGTCGAGCGTGAGCGCTCGTTCCGGCAGCTCGGCGCCCCCTACGTCTGGCAGGACGGCGATCCGCCGCCCGATCGCGCCGATCATCCGGTGTCGCTCGTACGCTACGACGATGCCCTGGCGTATTGCGCGTGGCTGGCGGCCGGCACCGGCAGGCCGTTCCGCCTGCCGACCGAGGCCGAGTGGGAAAAGGCCGCGCGCGGCGGCGAGGAGTCGAAACGATATCCATGGGGCGATCGCCTCGACGGCTCGAAGGCGAACTTCCTCGTCGATCCCTCGGTCAAGTCGGACCACGGCACGACGCCCTGCCGGTCCTATCCGCCGAATCCGCTGGGGCTCTTCGACATGGCGGGAAACGTGTGGGAGTGGATTCACGACTGGTACGACCCGCGCTATTACGCCTCGTCGGCGGCCCGCAATCCGACCGGTCCGGCCGCCGGGCATCTGCGCCTGCTGCGCGGCGGGAGCTGGCTCGTGGCCGACGTCCGGATGCTGTCGTGCAGCCATCGCCACAAGGTGCCCCCCGACACCTACTCGTACGCGATCGGATTCAGAATCGCCTGCAGCGCGTGA
- a CDS encoding aminotransferase class I/II-fold pyridoxal phosphate-dependent enzyme, which produces MRIEPFALERFQSIWENRVAWNVSESGVQPLRAADLLDSAAVHDRVLQIELGYPQTNGSVELREAIAALYPGAGAAHVQVTNGGSEANFVLLMRLVEPGDEIVLMVPNYMQVPGLARALGATVRPWPLRQTGSGDAARWTADLAELDEIVTTRTRAIFICNPNNPTGACFDAATLDGVCGIAARVGAWVVGDEIYCGAEREGSDTPTVWGRYERAVVTSGLSKAYGLPGLRIGWAAGPADLIDDLWGVHDYTTIAPGALSDRLAQIALAPAKRETLISRTRMIIRSNYALLRHWIDRHDGLSHVPPQAGAIAMVRYGHRIGSSELARRLREERSVLVVPGDFFDMDGWLRIGFGSHPQHLTTALSHIGELLDSVGLGEPQEIRSC; this is translated from the coding sequence ATGCGTATCGAGCCGTTCGCGCTGGAACGCTTCCAGTCGATCTGGGAAAACCGTGTTGCGTGGAACGTGTCCGAGAGCGGCGTGCAGCCGCTGCGCGCCGCCGATCTGCTCGACAGCGCCGCCGTGCACGATCGCGTGCTGCAGATCGAGCTCGGCTACCCGCAGACGAACGGCAGCGTCGAACTGCGCGAGGCGATCGCGGCGCTCTATCCCGGCGCCGGCGCCGCGCACGTGCAGGTCACCAACGGCGGATCGGAAGCCAATTTCGTGCTGCTGATGCGGCTGGTCGAGCCAGGCGACGAGATCGTGCTGATGGTTCCCAATTACATGCAGGTGCCCGGCCTGGCGCGCGCGCTCGGCGCCACCGTGCGGCCGTGGCCGCTGCGCCAGACCGGGAGCGGCGACGCGGCGCGCTGGACCGCCGACCTGGCGGAGCTCGACGAGATCGTGACAACGCGCACGCGCGCCATTTTCATCTGCAACCCCAACAACCCGACCGGCGCCTGCTTCGACGCCGCGACGCTCGACGGCGTCTGCGGGATCGCCGCGCGGGTCGGCGCGTGGGTGGTCGGCGACGAGATCTACTGCGGCGCCGAGCGCGAAGGCAGCGACACGCCGACCGTGTGGGGACGCTACGAGCGCGCGGTCGTCACGAGCGGCTTGTCGAAGGCCTACGGGCTGCCGGGACTGCGCATCGGCTGGGCGGCGGGCCCCGCCGATCTGATCGACGATCTGTGGGGCGTGCACGACTACACCACCATCGCGCCTGGAGCGCTGAGCGATCGGCTGGCGCAGATCGCGCTCGCGCCGGCGAAGCGCGAGACGCTGATCTCGCGCACCCGCATGATCATCCGCAGCAACTACGCGCTCCTGCGGCACTGGATCGATCGGCACGACGGCCTGTCGCACGTGCCGCCGCAGGCGGGCGCGATCGCGATGGTGCGCTACGGCCATCGCATCGGCTCCTCCGAGCTGGCGCGGCGGCTGCGCGAGGAGCGCAGCGTGCTCGTCGTGCCCGGCGACTTCTTCGACATGGACGGCTGGCTGCGCATCGGTTTCGGCTCGCACCCGCAGCACCTGACCACCGCGCTGAGCCACATCGGCGAGCTCCTCGACAGCGTCGGGTTGGGAGAGCCGCAGGAGATCCGGAGCTGTTGA
- a CDS encoding CoA transferase, with the protein MTPLDGLTVLDFSRVLAGPYCTMQLGDLGARVIKIEQPGRGDDTRAWGPPFVGGESAYFLSVNRNKESVALDLKHPRARRVLDELVARADVVVENFRPGTMDRLGLGYEAMRRQNPRLVYCSISGFGQTGPRRLEAGYDAMMQAEAGLMSITGAGDGPPFRVGVAIGDIATGLFAVQGILAALLARARSGQGQRVDIAMLDAVTALLSYQASSALVAGVDPVRMGNRHPSIAPYDTFEAADGTFVLAVGNDVQFQRLCDVLREPALFGDARFATNAARVRHGEALRRELTRLLAAWRRADVIAALTAAGVPCSAVRSVSEALADPQLAARQMIVPLEHVTAGSLRVLGTPVKLSETPASVRTAPPTLGQHTAAILSELGLSEADLAAG; encoded by the coding sequence ATGACGCCGCTCGATGGCCTGACGGTGCTCGATTTCAGCCGCGTGCTGGCCGGGCCGTACTGCACGATGCAGCTCGGCGATCTGGGCGCGCGCGTGATCAAGATCGAGCAGCCAGGACGCGGCGACGACACCCGCGCGTGGGGTCCGCCGTTTGTCGGCGGCGAGAGCGCGTATTTCCTGAGCGTCAACCGCAACAAGGAAAGCGTCGCGCTCGATCTCAAGCATCCGCGCGCCCGCCGTGTGCTCGACGAGCTGGTTGCGCGCGCCGACGTCGTGGTCGAGAATTTCCGGCCCGGGACGATGGATCGGCTGGGACTCGGGTACGAGGCGATGCGGCGGCAGAACCCGCGGCTCGTCTACTGCTCGATTTCGGGCTTCGGGCAGACTGGGCCGCGCCGCCTCGAAGCGGGGTACGACGCGATGATGCAGGCGGAGGCCGGCCTGATGAGCATCACCGGCGCCGGCGACGGGCCGCCGTTTCGCGTCGGCGTCGCGATTGGAGACATCGCGACGGGGCTATTCGCCGTGCAGGGCATCCTTGCCGCGCTGCTCGCGCGCGCGCGGTCCGGACAGGGACAGCGTGTCGACATCGCCATGCTCGACGCGGTGACCGCGCTGCTCAGTTACCAGGCCTCGAGCGCGCTCGTGGCCGGCGTCGATCCGGTACGCATGGGCAACCGTCATCCCTCGATCGCGCCGTACGACACGTTCGAGGCGGCCGACGGCACGTTCGTGCTGGCGGTTGGCAACGACGTCCAGTTCCAGCGTCTCTGTGACGTGCTGCGGGAGCCGGCGCTCTTCGGAGACGCACGCTTTGCCACCAACGCGGCGCGGGTGCGGCACGGCGAGGCGCTGCGGCGCGAACTCACGCGGCTGCTCGCTGCCTGGCGGCGCGCCGACGTGATCGCCGCGCTGACCGCCGCCGGAGTCCCGTGCAGCGCGGTCCGCAGCGTCAGCGAGGCGCTGGCGGATCCTCAGCTCGCCGCGCGCCAGATGATCGTCCCGCTGGAGCACGTGACCGCGGGCAGCCTCCGCGTCCTCGGCACCCCGGTCAAGCTGTCGGAGACGCCGGCCTCCGTCCGGACGGCCCCCCCGACGCTCGGCCAGCACACCGCCGCCATTCTGAGCGAACTCGGTTTGAGCGAAGCGGACCTGGCTGCCGGGTAA
- a CDS encoding ubiquinone/menaquinone biosynthesis methyltransferase: protein MTGLSDALASEDGKARYVRGLFHTIAGRYDLITRVLSYGCDQRWKARLVELSQPRAGLRALDLATGTGDIAFALASRGCRVTALDLTLRMLQLAGGKPGGASVGLIAGDMMALPFPSNAFDLVTSGYGIRNVARIETAVAEIRRVLSPGGLLLSLDFDRPSNALVRAVYLAYLSAVGSVLGLTLHGDPDTYRYIAESIRRYRGADGVSALLARSGFAECRVIPLLGGLMAINVARRRD, encoded by the coding sequence ATGACCGGGCTCAGCGACGCGCTCGCGAGCGAAGACGGGAAGGCCCGCTACGTTCGCGGCCTCTTTCACACCATCGCGGGCCGCTACGATCTGATCACGCGCGTGCTGTCGTACGGCTGCGATCAGCGCTGGAAGGCGAGGCTGGTCGAGCTGTCGCAGCCGCGCGCCGGCCTGCGCGCGCTCGATCTCGCCACCGGCACCGGCGACATCGCGTTCGCGCTGGCGTCGCGCGGCTGCCGGGTCACGGCCCTCGACCTCACGCTCCGCATGCTGCAGCTCGCGGGCGGCAAGCCCGGGGGCGCCTCGGTCGGCCTGATCGCCGGCGACATGATGGCGCTGCCGTTTCCGTCGAACGCCTTCGATCTCGTGACGAGCGGATACGGCATCCGCAACGTGGCCCGCATCGAAACGGCGGTTGCCGAGATCCGGCGCGTGCTCAGTCCCGGCGGACTGCTGCTGTCGCTGGATTTCGACCGCCCATCGAACGCCCTCGTCCGCGCCGTCTATCTGGCCTACCTGTCGGCGGTCGGATCGGTGCTGGGCCTGACGCTGCACGGCGATCCCGATACCTACCGCTACATTGCCGAATCCATCCGCCGGTATCGCGGAGCCGACGGCGTCTCCGCCCTGCTGGCGCGATCGGGATTTGCCGAGTGCCGGGTGATTCCGCTGCTCGGCGGCCTGATGGCAATCAACGTCGCGCGGCGGCGGGACTGA
- a CDS encoding transporter, protein MRHRAAPFAVCVLIWLAAARSVAAQTSTDEDWKIIDNSFLVEEAFNQDPHVVQNIFTFQRLTVRDWQFTFTQEWPVPRTRHQLSYTIPVQALDGTSGMGDVLINYRLQVLEEGDGHPAFSPRISAILPTGRVAAGAGTHGVQVNLPFSKHRGDFYFHWNGGFTWQRTAGDASLFSPSAAGSIIYRARQMLNLMLEGVIVDAAGTVTPVDPNASLATSHATASTISPGVRGGWNVGDDKQIVLGIAAPVTRTQGDTSTALFLYFSYEGPVKGLPRK, encoded by the coding sequence ATGCGCCATCGCGCCGCGCCGTTCGCCGTCTGCGTGCTCATCTGGCTCGCCGCCGCGCGCAGCGTGGCGGCGCAGACGAGCACCGACGAGGACTGGAAGATCATCGACAACTCCTTCCTCGTCGAGGAAGCCTTCAACCAGGATCCGCACGTCGTCCAGAACATCTTCACCTTCCAGCGGCTCACGGTGCGTGACTGGCAGTTCACGTTCACGCAGGAATGGCCGGTGCCCCGCACGAGGCATCAGCTGTCGTACACCATCCCGGTGCAGGCGCTCGACGGGACTAGCGGCATGGGAGACGTGCTGATCAACTACCGGCTGCAGGTACTCGAAGAGGGGGACGGCCACCCGGCGTTCTCGCCGCGAATCAGCGCCATTCTGCCGACCGGACGCGTGGCCGCCGGCGCCGGCACCCACGGCGTCCAGGTCAATCTCCCGTTCAGCAAGCACCGCGGCGACTTCTACTTTCACTGGAACGGGGGATTCACCTGGCAGCGGACCGCCGGCGACGCGTCGCTCTTCTCGCCGTCCGCCGCCGGCAGCATCATCTACCGCGCCCGCCAGATGCTGAACCTGATGCTGGAAGGGGTGATCGTCGACGCCGCCGGCACCGTCACGCCGGTCGATCCGAACGCGTCGCTGGCGACCAGTCATGCGACCGCGTCCACGATCTCGCCCGGCGTGCGCGGCGGCTGGAACGTCGGCGACGACAAGCAGATCGTGCTCGGCATCGCCGCGCCGGTGACGCGCACGCAGGGGGACACCTCGACCGCGCTCTTCCTGTATTTCTCCTACGAAGGACCGGTCAAGGGGCTTCCGCGTAAGTAG
- a CDS encoding 6-carboxytetrahydropterin synthase, which produces MYLVTKRIEFCYGHRLLDYDGVCKHPHGHNASVEIEVRTDRLDSRNMVVDFSDIKRIVKGWIDRELDHKMILRQDDPLVAPLRQLGEPVYLLDSNPTVERIARLIYDQGRALGVDIQAVRVWETPTSVATYAEAP; this is translated from the coding sequence ATGTATCTCGTGACCAAGCGGATCGAGTTCTGCTACGGACACCGCCTGCTCGACTACGACGGCGTCTGCAAGCATCCCCACGGGCACAATGCCTCGGTGGAAATCGAGGTCCGCACCGATCGGCTCGACAGCCGGAACATGGTCGTCGACTTCAGCGACATCAAGCGGATCGTGAAAGGTTGGATCGATCGCGAGCTCGATCACAAGATGATTCTGCGGCAGGACGATCCGCTCGTCGCGCCGCTGCGTCAGCTCGGCGAGCCGGTCTATCTGCTCGACAGCAACCCCACCGTCGAACGTATCGCCCGGCTGATTTACGACCAGGGGCGCGCGCTCGGTGTCGATATCCAGGCGGTACGGGTGTGGGAGACGCCGACCTCCGTCGCTACTTACGCGGAAGCCCCTTGA
- a CDS encoding 7-cyano-7-deazaguanine synthase — MIEKYKRAAAAPDGAAVPGPDTAVLFSAGLDSAVLAAGALAQGERVQPIYVSVGFAWEAEERAMAERLFARPPFAGRIEALVTLAFDVRDVFAASHWAVRGEPPAFDTPDEDVYVHGRNVLLATKAAVYMTRATLAAAQSPEQRIRLLLGTLAGNPFPDATPEFFDALARALTLGLAAPITIEAPFAQMHKSDVIRRGVELGVPFELTLSCMQPRDGQHCGQCSKCRERRDAFREAGAVDPTPYRTPPAR; from the coding sequence ATGATCGAAAAGTATAAGCGAGCGGCGGCAGCCCCCGACGGCGCGGCGGTGCCCGGCCCCGACACGGCCGTGCTGTTTTCAGCCGGCCTCGACAGCGCGGTGCTCGCCGCCGGCGCGCTCGCGCAGGGAGAACGCGTCCAGCCGATCTACGTCTCCGTTGGCTTTGCCTGGGAGGCCGAAGAACGCGCGATGGCGGAGAGGCTGTTCGCGCGCCCGCCCTTCGCCGGCCGCATCGAGGCGCTCGTCACGCTGGCCTTCGACGTCCGCGACGTCTTCGCGGCGTCGCACTGGGCCGTGCGCGGCGAACCGCCGGCGTTCGACACGCCCGACGAGGACGTCTACGTTCACGGCCGCAACGTCCTGCTCGCGACGAAGGCTGCGGTCTACATGACCCGCGCCACGCTCGCCGCCGCCCAATCGCCGGAGCAGCGCATACGGCTGCTGCTCGGGACGCTGGCGGGCAATCCGTTTCCCGACGCCACGCCGGAGTTCTTTGACGCCCTGGCGCGCGCGCTCACGCTCGGTCTGGCGGCGCCGATCACCATCGAGGCGCCATTCGCGCAGATGCACAAGTCCGACGTGATCCGGCGCGGCGTCGAGCTCGGCGTGCCGTTCGAGCTGACACTCTCGTGCATGCAGCCGCGCGACGGACAGCACTGCGGACAGTGCAGCAAGTGCCGCGAGCGGCGCGATGCGTTTCGTGAAGCCGGGGCCGTGGACCCGACACCTTATCGGACACCGCCCGCACGCTGA
- a CDS encoding DUF4097 family beta strand repeat-containing protein has product MKSVLPVMLGLSAATALCGCVVVDSQAHITREEKRFAVTGAPELRLTTVDGAIDVRAGDDKEVVVEIEKRGPTLEGVAQLTVATKQDGNHIEIEVKRPAREQVFFGIGSTPTARLIVRMPRGGSLAAKSGDGSITLEGVQGRLDLRTGDGSIRVRGSGGQLTFATGDGSVTLDDTTGTVDGETGDGSVSVTGVPGAVRVRTGDGSITLRVDSGTRMTDDWSLTTGDGGVAIYLPKDFAADLDAHSGDSIRNDLAIRAEAGDDTHSRSDEEKRTLRTQLGAGGKTLKIRTGDGSIRLKAS; this is encoded by the coding sequence ATGAAATCTGTACTCCCCGTCATGCTCGGTCTTTCCGCCGCGACCGCGCTCTGCGGCTGCGTGGTCGTCGACTCGCAGGCGCACATCACCCGCGAAGAGAAGCGCTTCGCCGTCACCGGCGCGCCAGAATTGAGGCTGACGACCGTCGACGGGGCAATCGACGTACGAGCCGGAGACGACAAGGAAGTCGTCGTCGAGATCGAGAAGCGCGGACCGACTCTGGAAGGGGTCGCTCAGCTGACCGTCGCGACGAAGCAGGACGGCAACCACATCGAAATCGAAGTGAAGCGTCCGGCACGCGAGCAGGTGTTCTTCGGGATCGGCTCGACGCCGACCGCCCGGTTGATCGTCCGGATGCCGCGTGGCGGCAGCCTGGCGGCGAAGAGCGGTGACGGGTCGATCACGTTGGAAGGCGTGCAGGGCCGCCTCGACCTGCGCACGGGTGACGGCAGCATCCGCGTGCGGGGGAGCGGCGGCCAGTTGACGTTCGCGACCGGCGACGGATCGGTCACGCTCGACGACACGACAGGCACGGTCGACGGGGAGACGGGCGACGGCAGCGTCAGCGTTACAGGTGTACCCGGCGCCGTGCGCGTCCGCACCGGCGACGGCAGCATCACGCTGCGCGTCGATTCGGGTACCAGGATGACCGACGACTGGTCGTTGACGACAGGCGATGGCGGCGTCGCCATCTACCTGCCCAAGGATTTCGCGGCCGATCTCGACGCCCATTCGGGCGACTCCATCCGGAACGATCTGGCGATCAGGGCGGAAGCCGGCGACGACACGCACTCGCGCAGCGACGAGGAGAAGCGCACGCTGCGCACCCAGCTCGGCGCCGGCGGCAAGACGCTCAAGATCCGCACCGGCGACGGTTCCATCCGTCTGAAGGCGAGCTGA
- the nagA gene encoding N-acetylglucosamine-6-phosphate deacetylase produces the protein MIRLAGADLVLPGRILSGGVLVVDGDRIREAAAVASEPPPDASPHADLHFQFPDHYIVPGFIDVHVHGIEGTDSLDGGDAIAEMAGRLPRYGVTAFCPTSIACDPPALRAMLTGVRRARTTRPPGGARVLPAHLESNFINPEYKGAQPAACLRTPGRDPRGARLSSPESWTGDDILAEIAAARPDVGIVTVAPEVDGVVDLIRDLAAHGHHVSLGHSGATYEQALAGIEAGARQATHLFNRMTPVAHRAPGLAGAVLECDEVIAELVSDGVHVHPAMMRVALAAKRPERIMAITDGTAGSGLPRGVTSRLGGRTITVGDAAYLEDGTIAGSTLTMDRAFALLTSAAGLSMPDAVLACATTPARALGLQGLGVLAPGAVADFVVLDRELRVVQTWIAGTLAYDRTSNGSV, from the coding sequence ATGATCCGCCTCGCGGGCGCCGACCTGGTGTTGCCCGGCCGTATCCTCTCCGGCGGCGTGCTGGTGGTCGACGGGGACCGGATCCGCGAGGCGGCGGCTGTGGCATCCGAGCCGCCGCCAGATGCGTCACCTCACGCCGATCTGCACTTCCAGTTCCCCGATCACTACATCGTTCCCGGCTTCATCGACGTCCACGTGCACGGCATCGAGGGGACCGATTCGCTCGATGGCGGCGATGCCATCGCCGAGATGGCGGGCAGGCTGCCACGGTATGGCGTCACGGCCTTCTGTCCGACGTCCATCGCCTGCGACCCGCCGGCGCTTCGCGCGATGCTCACGGGCGTCCGCCGCGCCCGCACGACCCGGCCGCCGGGCGGCGCCCGCGTGCTCCCGGCGCACCTCGAGAGCAACTTCATCAACCCGGAATACAAGGGGGCGCAACCGGCCGCCTGCCTCCGCACCCCGGGTCGCGATCCGCGAGGCGCGCGACTCTCGAGCCCCGAATCCTGGACCGGCGACGACATCCTGGCGGAGATCGCGGCGGCCCGGCCTGATGTCGGTATCGTCACGGTGGCGCCCGAGGTCGACGGGGTTGTCGATCTGATTCGCGATCTGGCGGCGCACGGCCACCATGTCTCGCTCGGCCATTCGGGCGCGACCTACGAACAGGCTCTCGCCGGCATCGAGGCCGGCGCCCGACAGGCCACCCATCTCTTCAACCGCATGACGCCGGTCGCCCATCGCGCCCCCGGACTGGCGGGCGCCGTGCTCGAGTGCGACGAGGTGATCGCCGAGCTCGTCAGCGATGGCGTGCACGTGCACCCGGCGATGATGCGGGTCGCGCTGGCCGCCAAGCGTCCGGAGCGCATCATGGCCATCACCGATGGGACCGCCGGCTCCGGCCTGCCGCGCGGCGTCACGTCCCGGTTGGGGGGGCGGACGATCACGGTCGGGGATGCCGCCTACCTCGAAGACGGGACCATCGCCGGCAGCACGTTGACAATGGATCGGGCCTTTGCCCTGCTGACGTCGGCGGCAGGTCTCAGCATGCCCGACGCGGTTCTCGCGTGTGCGACCACTCCCGCCCGTGCGTTGGGCCTGCAGGGGCTGGGCGTGCTCGCGCCCGGAGCGGTCGCCGATTTCGTGGTGCTCGATCGCGAGCTGCGGGTCGTGCAGACGTGGATTGCCGGAACACTGGCATACGACCGAACGTCCAACGGATCTGTATGA
- a CDS encoding ROK family protein gives MHTLGLDLSDPACARAVVVDDAGRIVARAVGGDARDAVHEATSLQPADFGGVASPVEDADVPLSEPRILARCTPGAAAVAAEHWVGAAVGARHAICLHIGDDVFAGLLLDGRPWTGAHNRAGAAAWLAINPVERQDYRRRGSLAAEISSKGIAHRLSWRIQAGDRSRVLELAGGSVDAITGAMVFDGARLGDGVAISVVRDTAKYIGMAVATLAAAIDPEVVVVSGSIAVADLMLDAARQECTRRLPPEAMTDLRVEFSTLGADAIALGAARLAQLARA, from the coding sequence ATGCACACCCTCGGTCTTGACCTGTCCGATCCGGCCTGTGCCCGCGCCGTCGTCGTCGACGATGCGGGACGGATCGTCGCACGCGCGGTCGGCGGAGATGCGCGCGACGCGGTGCACGAGGCGACCAGCCTCCAGCCGGCCGATTTCGGCGGCGTCGCCAGTCCGGTCGAGGATGCTGACGTGCCGCTGTCGGAGCCGCGCATCCTCGCCCGCTGCACGCCCGGCGCCGCGGCGGTCGCCGCAGAGCACTGGGTCGGCGCGGCAGTCGGCGCCCGCCACGCCATCTGCCTGCACATCGGCGACGACGTGTTTGCCGGGCTGCTGCTCGACGGCCGGCCATGGACGGGCGCGCACAACCGCGCCGGCGCCGCGGCCTGGCTGGCGATCAACCCGGTCGAGCGGCAGGACTACCGCCGGCGCGGCAGTCTCGCCGCGGAAATCTCGTCGAAGGGAATAGCCCATCGCCTGTCGTGGCGCATCCAGGCCGGCGACCGGTCCCGCGTGCTCGAGCTCGCCGGCGGATCGGTCGACGCGATCACGGGCGCCATGGTGTTCGACGGCGCGCGCCTGGGGGACGGCGTCGCGATTTCGGTCGTGCGGGATACCGCGAAGTACATCGGCATGGCCGTCGCGACGCTCGCCGCCGCGATCGACCCGGAAGTGGTCGTGGTCAGTGGCAGCATCGCGGTGGCCGATCTGATGCTCGACGCGGCGCGGCAGGAGTGCACGCGGCGTCTGCCGCCCGAAGCCATGACTGACCTGCGCGTCGAGTTCTCCACGCTCGGGGCCGACGCGATCGCGCTCGGCGCCGCGCGTCTGGCGCAGCTCGCGCGCGCATGA
- a CDS encoding DUF5615 family PIN-like protein encodes MGTLFSELGPFVEQAATRPRVYADANVPLGAIGYMRERLGWDVLSVIEHDDLRRARDIEHYRLARQLGRTLVTLDRDYLDDRSFPPDEGAGVIVFCVPDERWLRRLLLRADRELFRNPEPRPLPLERRKVEWHIDAHPRS; translated from the coding sequence ATGGGCACACTCTTTTCCGAGCTCGGACCGTTTGTCGAACAGGCGGCGACCCGGCCACGTGTCTACGCGGACGCCAACGTGCCGCTCGGGGCGATCGGCTACATGCGCGAGCGCCTGGGATGGGACGTGCTGTCGGTCATCGAGCACGACGACTTGCGCCGCGCCCGCGACATCGAGCACTATCGCCTCGCCCGTCAGCTCGGGCGCACTCTGGTGACCCTCGATCGCGACTATCTCGACGACCGGTCGTTCCCTCCTGACGAGGGCGCGGGGGTGATCGTCTTCTGCGTCCCCGACGAACGGTGGCTGCGCCGGCTGCTGTTGCGCGCCGATCGTGAGCTGTTCCGGAACCCGGAGCCGCGCCCGCTGCCCCTGGAGCGGCGCAAGGTGGAGTGGCATATCGATGCACACCCTCGGTCTTGA
- the speY gene encoding deoxyhypusine synthase, whose product MPHRPSSDAHGPTQAEGRAPASKGPGRYLEGKPIRYYRPTGDQAVRTLIDGGFQAFNAGRLSEACTIFADKMLAPDNDTTIGLTVAGALTPAGLGGCVIELMERGLIDFVISTGANLYHDLHYALNFTLHRGSPFLDDVELYEQGIIRIYDVLFPATVLLETDAYIRDFLVRSKMSGPVPTSELHYRLGQDLLARQPGCAEYSVVAKAAQCGVPIYTSSPGDSSIGMNIAYHELMNGSTLMIDPNRDVNEVCAIILAGHKNGCVILGGGSPKNFYLQGQPTLWEVYGIPKGGNDYFIQITTDQVVWGGLSGATPAEAVSWGKVNPGVLPDTVVTYCDSTIAFPLFCEYAVGSAHNQRPRRELVHKRDALVADLLKQAKNTKGKDAKELGKEPAALDRHR is encoded by the coding sequence ATGCCGCACCGTCCTTCGAGCGACGCACACGGCCCGACCCAGGCCGAAGGACGAGCGCCCGCGTCGAAGGGTCCCGGCCGCTACCTCGAAGGCAAGCCGATCCGCTACTACCGGCCGACCGGCGATCAGGCCGTGCGGACGCTCATCGACGGCGGGTTTCAGGCGTTCAACGCCGGCCGTCTCTCGGAAGCCTGCACGATCTTCGCGGACAAGATGCTGGCGCCCGACAATGACACCACCATCGGGCTCACGGTCGCGGGGGCGCTCACGCCGGCGGGGCTCGGCGGCTGCGTCATCGAGCTGATGGAGCGGGGACTGATCGACTTCGTGATCAGCACCGGCGCCAATCTCTACCACGATCTCCACTACGCGCTGAACTTCACGCTGCACCGCGGCTCGCCGTTTCTCGATGACGTCGAGCTCTACGAACAGGGCATCATCCGCATCTACGACGTCCTGTTCCCGGCCACCGTCCTGCTCGAGACCGACGCGTACATCCGCGACTTCCTGGTGCGGTCGAAGATGTCCGGGCCGGTGCCCACCTCCGAGCTGCACTACCGTTTAGGCCAGGATCTGCTGGCGCGTCAGCCCGGCTGCGCCGAGTACTCGGTGGTGGCGAAGGCGGCGCAGTGCGGAGTGCCGATCTACACGTCGTCGCCGGGCGACAGCTCGATCGGCATGAACATCGCCTATCACGAGCTGATGAACGGCAGCACGTTGATGATCGATCCCAACCGCGACGTCAACGAGGTTTGCGCCATCATCCTGGCCGGCCACAAGAACGGCTGCGTGATCCTCGGCGGCGGATCGCCGAAGAACTTCTACCTGCAGGGACAGCCGACGCTGTGGGAGGTCTACGGCATCCCCAAGGGCGGCAACGACTATTTCATCCAGATCACGACCGACCAGGTCGTCTGGGGCGGCCTCTCGGGCGCCACCCCCGCGGAAGCCGTGAGCTGGGGCAAGGTGAACCCCGGCGTGCTGCCCGACACCGTCGTCACCTACTGCGACTCGACGATCGCCTTCCCCCTTTTCTGCGAATACGCCGTCGGCTCCGCGCACAACCAGCGGCCGCGCCGTGAGCTGGTGCACAAGCGCGACGCACTCGTAGCGGACCTCCTCAAACAAGCAAAGAACACGAAGGGGAAGGACGCGAAGGAGCTCGGTAAGGAACCAGCGGCGCTGGATAGACACCGATGA